CCCGTCGCGGTCCGAGGTGATCCTGGTGTCCTCGTCCGTCCGGTGCCCGCTGCGCGGCCGGCACCGGATGCCCTGACGAGTCCCCGACCCGGTTCACCTCCGCCTCCAGCACTCCGCCTCCCGCCGGCCGGCCTCCGCCGCCGGCGGGCCGGTGAGGTCCGGTCCGTCCTCGTCCGGGTGATCGCGCCGCCCCTAATTCTCTGATCATCAGAAAGGCCATGGGCCGTGCGCACGCATGTCACCGACCTCGCGACCGTCCGCAACCTCGGCATCCTCGCCCACGTCGACGCCGGCAAGACCACCGTCACCGAGCGGATCCTCTACGCGACGGGCACCACCCACAAGCGCGGCGAGGTCCACGACGGCACCACCGTCACCGACTTCGATCCCCAGGAACGCGACCGCGGCATCACCATCTTCGCCGCCGCCGTCAGCTGCGCCTGGGCCGGACACCGCATCAACCTCATCGACACCCCCGGCCACGTCGACTTCGCCGACGAGGTCGAACGCTCGCTGCGCGTCCTCGACGGGGCCGTCGCCGTCTTCGACGCCGTCGCCGGGGTCGAGCCGCAGAGCGAGTCGGTGTGGCGGCAGGCCGACCGGTACGGCGTCCCGAGGATCGCCTTCGTCAACAAACTGGACCGCGCGGGCGCCGACCTCGACCGGGCCGTCGACTCCATCCGGGAACGGCTGCACCCCGCCCCGCTGGTCGTGCAGTTGCCCATCGGGACCGAGGGCGACTTCACCGGCGTCGTCGACCTGGTGCACATGTGCGCGCTGGTGCGGGACGACGACGCCGGCGGCGGTACGGCGGTGCAGGCGCCGGTGCCCGAAGCGCTCCGGCAGGAGGCCCTGCGCCGGCGCAGGACGCTGGAGGAGGCGGTGGCCGAGCTGCACCCGGCCGCGCTGGAGGAGTTCTGCGACCGCGAGACGCTGTCCGCCGCCACCCTGGCCGCCTGCCTGCGCGACCTCACCCGCACCGGCGACGGTGTGGTCGTCCTGTGCGGCTCCGCCTACCGCGACCGCGGCATCGAACCCCTGCTGGACGCGGTGGTGGCCTACCTGCCGTCACCGCTCGACGTACCCGCCGTGCGCGGCGTCCACGAAGGCGCCGAACAGCGGCGGGCCGCCGACCCCGAGGCGCCGTTCGCCGCACTCGCGTTCAAGGTGAACGCGAGCGGCACCGGACGCCTGACCTGCGTGCGCGTCTACTCGGGCACGATCGGGAAGGGAGACACCGTGTGGGACCCCGGCACCGGGCGCACCGAGCGGGTGGCACGGATCGTCCGCCTCATGGCGGACCGGCACGTCCAGCTGGACCGGGCGGTCGCCGGTGACATCGTCGCGCTGGCGGGGCTGAAGGGCGCGCGGGCCGGTTCCACCCTGTGCGACCCGGGCGCCCCGCTGCTCCTGGAACGCCCCGTGGTCGCCGAACCCGTGGTGTCCGTGGCCGTCGAGGCGCGCCGCGCCACCGACAGCGGCCGGCTGGCGACCGCGCTGGCGCGGCTCGCCGAGGAGGACCCCTCGCTGGTCGTCCGCACCGACGGCGAGACGGGACAGACGGTGCTGTCCGGCATGGGCGAACTGCACCTGGAGGTGGCCGTGGAGAAGATCCGCCGCGACGGCGGGCCCGAGGTGAGCGTGGGCCGGCCGCGGGTCGCCCACCGCGAGACCGTCGAGCGCGGAGTCGGCGGCCTGGTGTTCCGGCACGTCAAGCAGGACGGCGGGGCGGGGCAGTTCGCCCATGTCGTCCTGGACGTGGAGCCGCTCACGGGCGAACCGGGCGCGACCGGGTTCGAGTTCCGGTCCACGGTGGTCGGCGGACGGGTGCCGCAGGAGTACGTGCGCGCGGTGGAGGCCGGCTGCCGGGACGCCCTGTCAGAGGGTCCGCTCGGCGGCCACCCGGTGACCGGGCTGCGGGTCACGCTGACCGACGGCTCGACCCACGTGAAGGACTCCTCCGACACGGCCTTCCGCACCGCGGGCCGGCTCGGCCTGCGCGAGGCGCTGCGCGCCTGCGCGATGGTCCTGCTGGAACCGGTGGCCGAGGTCACGGTCACTGTGCCCGAGGACGCGGTCGGCGGGGTGCTCGGCGATCTGGCCGCCCGGCGCGGCCGGATCACCGGCTCCGAGCACCGGGGCGGTGCGGCGGTCCTGACCGCCACCGTGCCGCTGGCCGAACTCTTCGGCTACGCGACCCGGTTGCGCAGCCGCACCCAGGGCCGGGGCACGTTCACCACCCGCCCCGCCGGGTACGCGGCGGCGCCGCAGGCGCAGGCGCAGTCGCCGTCGCCGTCGCACTCGGTCGCGGCCCGGTAGCCGTCAGCCGTCGTCGCTGGTCGGTGTACAGGCCGCGGGCTCGTGCAGGCGGTATGCGGTATACGGTCCGCGGTATGCGGTCCGCACCCACGCACGGCAGTACGCGGGGTGCGGACCGCCCGTAGACCGTCAGCCGTCGCCCCCCCCACCCCACGCCGACCCGCACCCCGACCCCGCCCCCCAGCCAACCCGACGAAATCACCCTCCCCGGGCGATGCGGACCGTCCCCGCACCGGATGAGGTGGAAGGCGGACACCACCGGCCCGGCTGCCCGGAAGGCGTGAGGCGAAGATGACCGAGGAAATCACCGGCGCGAGCGGCATGGCCGCCCTCGCCGAGGCAGACGCTCCCGTGTTCGAGACGCTCGTCCACATGACCCTGGACACCTTCGAGCGGTCCGGACTCGACCCCGAGACCTATCTGCTCGCCCGTATCGCCGCCCTGGTGGCCCTGGACGCGGCGCCGGCCTCCTACCTGCTGAACATCGGCACGGCGGAGCAGTTCGGGGTGCCGTTCGAGAAGGTCCAGGGCACGCTCGTGGCGATCGCGCCCGTCGTCGGCAGTGCCCGGGTGGTGTCCGCGGCCCGGAACATCGGGGTCGCGTTCGACCTGGACCTGGCCGGGGCGGAGGAGGCATGACGCACCGCAGCGCCCCGGCAGGCAGGGGATGAGCCATGTGCCGTTGGCTGGCCTACTCGGGCACACCCCTGATCCTCGAAGAGGTCCTGTACCGGCCGAAACACTCGCTGATCGACCAGAGCCTGCACGCGCGGATGGGCGTGGAGACGACCAACGGCGACGGCTTCGGCATCGGCTGGTACGCGACGCACGCGCGCACCCCGGCCGTGTTCCACGACGTCGGCCCGGCCTGGAGCAACCGCAACCTCCAGGAGATCGCCGGGCACGTCCGCGCCCCGTTGTTCTTCGCCCATGTCCGGGCCTCGACCGGTACGGCGGTGCAGCAGACCAACTGCCACCCGTTCCGCCACGACCGCTGGATGTGGATGCACAACGGCGCGATCGCCGGCTTCCACCTGCTGCGCCGGTCGCTCCTGCTCGGCGTGGACCCGGCGCTGTTCTCGTCGATCGAGGGCACCACCGACTCCGAGGCGATGTTCTACCTGGCGCTGACGTTCGGGCTGGACGAGGACCCGCCCGGTGCGGTGGCCCGGATGGTCGGCTTCGTGGAGCGGGTCGCGGACCAGCACGGGGTGCCCGCCCCGATGCAGATGACGATCGCGGTGGCCGACGGGGAGAGGACGTGGGTGTTCCGCTACGCCAGCGAGGGCACGCCGAGGTCGCTGTACTTCAGCCGCCGGGTGGACGACCTGAGGGCGCTGCACCCCGACACCGACTTCCTGAAGGACGTCTCCGACGAGACCCGCCTGGTGGTCTCGGAACCGCTGGGCGACCTCCCCGGCGCCTGGAACGAGGTACCGGCGAACACGTACGGAGTGGTGGAGCCGGGCCGCGACCTCCTCGATGAGTTCCGGCCCCAACTACCCTGACCATCAGCCGACTTGCTGACGGGCGACGGCCGACCACCGTGCGCCCCGCTCGGCCCCTCACACCAACCTCCCGTCCAGTGCCGTACGCCAGGCGGGCGAGGGTACGGTCCGGTTCGCGGGCCGGGGGCGGCTGCCGCCGCGGGCGAAGAAGGCGGCGAGGGGGAGGACCGCCGCGCCGACGGTGACGGCGTCCGGTCCGAGGCGGCCGAGTTCGATGCCGACGCGGCCCGCGGGGAAGCGCAGGGCGTGCGTGAGGGCGTGGGCGCGGACCTCGTCCAGGAAGGCGCCGCCGAGCTGGAGGCCCGCCCAGCCGCCGATCAGGACGCGTTCGGGCTGGAAGAGGTTGATCAGGTCGGAGAGGCCGGCGCCCAGGTACTCGGCGGTCTCGGCGAGCACGGCGGCGGCCACCGGATCCGGGTCGCGGCCTGCCACGGGGCGGGCCGCGGCGAGCAGTTCGGTGAGGGCGGTCTCCTCCCCGGCGCCGGCGGACGGGCGGCCGCCCGCCTCCCGCCAGCGGGCGACGAGCGCCTCCGCGCCCGCGTAGGCCTCCAGGCAGCCGAGGGCGCCGCACCGGCAGCGGCGGCCGCCGACGCGTACCGTCAGGTGCCCCCATTCCACCGCCCGTCCCTGGGCGGCCTCCTCGGTGACGACGCAGGCGCCGACGCCGGAGCCGAACAGGACGACGACGGCGTTGCGGGCTCCGCGTCCGCCGCCGAACCACATTTCGGCCTGGCCGAGCGTCTTGGCGCCGTTGTCGATGAAGAGGGGCACGTCGTCGGGGAGTTGGCCGTTCAGGCGCAGCAGCCGTTCGAGCGGTACGGCGTCCCAGCCGATCGTCTGGCCGTGGACGACGGCGCCTTGCTCCCCGGTGTCCTCGATGATGCCGGGAACGCCGATGCCGACGCCGAGCAGGTCGCCCGGGTCCAGCCCGGCCGTGCGGAGCACGTCGGCGATGCCTTCGCGGACATGGCCGACGACGGCGTCGACGTCGTAGCCGCGTGGCCCCAAAGGGCTTTCGGCGCGCGCGAGTTCGGTGAGTGCGAGGTCCAGCAGCTCGACCCGGACCCGGGTCTCGCCGACGTCGACGCCGATCAGCCGGCCGCTGTCCGGCCGTATCCGCAGCAGCCGGCGCGGCCGGCCGGCGTCGGAGCCGACGCTGCCGGCC
Above is a genomic segment from Streptomyces collinus Tu 365 containing:
- the fusA gene encoding elongation factor G, which produces MRTHVTDLATVRNLGILAHVDAGKTTVTERILYATGTTHKRGEVHDGTTVTDFDPQERDRGITIFAAAVSCAWAGHRINLIDTPGHVDFADEVERSLRVLDGAVAVFDAVAGVEPQSESVWRQADRYGVPRIAFVNKLDRAGADLDRAVDSIRERLHPAPLVVQLPIGTEGDFTGVVDLVHMCALVRDDDAGGGTAVQAPVPEALRQEALRRRRTLEEAVAELHPAALEEFCDRETLSAATLAACLRDLTRTGDGVVVLCGSAYRDRGIEPLLDAVVAYLPSPLDVPAVRGVHEGAEQRRAADPEAPFAALAFKVNASGTGRLTCVRVYSGTIGKGDTVWDPGTGRTERVARIVRLMADRHVQLDRAVAGDIVALAGLKGARAGSTLCDPGAPLLLERPVVAEPVVSVAVEARRATDSGRLATALARLAEEDPSLVVRTDGETGQTVLSGMGELHLEVAVEKIRRDGGPEVSVGRPRVAHRETVERGVGGLVFRHVKQDGGAGQFAHVVLDVEPLTGEPGATGFEFRSTVVGGRVPQEYVRAVEAGCRDALSEGPLGGHPVTGLRVTLTDGSTHVKDSSDTAFRTAGRLGLREALRACAMVLLEPVAEVTVTVPEDAVGGVLGDLAARRGRITGSEHRGGAAVLTATVPLAELFGYATRLRSRTQGRGTFTTRPAGYAAAPQAQAQSPSPSHSVAAR
- a CDS encoding carboxymuconolactone decarboxylase family protein gives rise to the protein MTEEITGASGMAALAEADAPVFETLVHMTLDTFERSGLDPETYLLARIAALVALDAAPASYLLNIGTAEQFGVPFEKVQGTLVAIAPVVGSARVVSAARNIGVAFDLDLAGAEEA
- a CDS encoding class II glutamine amidotransferase; the encoded protein is MCRWLAYSGTPLILEEVLYRPKHSLIDQSLHARMGVETTNGDGFGIGWYATHARTPAVFHDVGPAWSNRNLQEIAGHVRAPLFFAHVRASTGTAVQQTNCHPFRHDRWMWMHNGAIAGFHLLRRSLLLGVDPALFSSIEGTTDSEAMFYLALTFGLDEDPPGAVARMVGFVERVADQHGVPAPMQMTIAVADGERTWVFRYASEGTPRSLYFSRRVDDLRALHPDTDFLKDVSDETRLVVSEPLGDLPGAWNEVPANTYGVVEPGRDLLDEFRPQLP
- a CDS encoding ROK family protein, whose amino-acid sequence is MAGLSGRTVRDLRRESRSTVLQRLYFDGPMSRQALCPATGLSSGSVSNVVAELLADQLVEEAGSVGSDAGRPRRLLRIRPDSGRLIGVDVGETRVRVELLDLALTELARAESPLGPRGYDVDAVVGHVREGIADVLRTAGLDPGDLLGVGIGVPGIIEDTGEQGAVVHGQTIGWDAVPLERLLRLNGQLPDDVPLFIDNGAKTLGQAEMWFGGGRGARNAVVVLFGSGVGACVVTEEAAQGRAVEWGHLTVRVGGRRCRCGALGCLEAYAGAEALVARWREAGGRPSAGAGEETALTELLAAARPVAGRDPDPVAAAVLAETAEYLGAGLSDLINLFQPERVLIGGWAGLQLGGAFLDEVRAHALTHALRFPAGRVGIELGRLGPDAVTVGAAVLPLAAFFARGGSRPRPANRTVPSPAWRTALDGRLV